The stretch of DNA TGAGCCAGCTCCTCTTGCATGGCTATGACCCAAGAGGGATCTTCAAGGGCTTGCTTCACATTGTTGGACTCTATTTGTAACAAGAGAGCAAAGTTGCTTGGTTTGGTTTGCTTTTTAGatgaggatcttgttgttacatcttgtgagggatcaccaatgataaaGTCATaaggataacccctcatggacttCCACTTCCTTGGTTTCCTAAGATGTGatgagctttgatgagcttCAGTGGGTTGTTCAGTTCCAGATTCTCGTGCTGGTTTAGGAGACAAAACAGAAATGTCTCCTCCATTCTGACGAGACAAATTTGGGCTGACAGATTCTTCATTCTGAACAGACTTGGAATTTTTTTCATTGGTTTCTTTATTGACAGCATCTTCACAATCTGAATCATTTTCTATCATAGTACTGGAAATTGGATTAGAATCATAAAAAGatacatgtatggattcctctatggttctatgTTCTTTGAGGTAAATTCTATAAGCTTTGCTAGTGGTGGAGTATCCAATAAACATTCCCTcataaaattttggatcaaatttaccaagattttttttgttgttaagtaCAAAGCATTTACatccaaaaacataaaaatacttAAGATTAGGAGGAGTTCCTTTCCACAGCTCATAAGGAGTtcttttcaacccttttctaatgatggtcctattcaaaatataacaaattGTATTTATAGTTTCAAcctataaaaattttggaatctCATTTTCACATAACATATCCCTAATCATTTCTTGAAGACTTCTATTCCTTTtttcaacaaccccattttgttgaggggttctagggcatgaaaaattatgagcaattccatagtcatcacagaattttttaaaatcttggttttcaaattcctttccgtgatcacttctcaaatggacaacttttaaatctttttcattttgaattcttttgcatagggttgagaaagcatgaaaaacataatttttatgagcaagaaaaagtacccaaccgaatctagagtaatcatccacTACCACTAAACtatagtgtttacctcctaaactttgagttcttgttggttcaaaaagatcaatgtgtaacatctctaatggcctcttggttgaaattccatcttttgttttaaaagaggattttacttgtttgcctaattggCAAGCATtacaagtaagatccttatcaaatttaatatttggaaTTCTTCTAACCAAGTTTTTCttaactagcttagaaatttggtacatgctagcatgacccaatttcttatgctatagccatttttcagattcaataGAGGTGAAACATGTCACCTTTTGATCTTTCaagtcctcaagagttaatccatacacattattgCACCTTTTAGCCTTAAACAAAATATCCCCAGATTTTTCACAAACAACTAAGCACACAAACTTTCTAAAAACAACCTCATatccaagatcacataattAACTAACACTtagtaaattatgtttcaaaccatcaacaagaagaacatcatttataAAAGATGAGAAACTTTTACCAACTTTTTCAATGGCCACTATTTTTTCTTTACcatcatcaccgaaagtgacaaactctccatcatactcatcaagctttatgaagaaggttgccTTTctggtcatatgcctagagcatccgctgtcCATATACCACATATTGTCCTTTcgcttggatgctaggcatacctGTTCAATGTGATCTGCCATGAGACATGGTTCCGACTTGGTCTCTGATTCTTCATCATCgtctgagtcattttccaagtcctcccatgaagccatcagtccccttttctttcctttctttggcttctcctccttcttcaacTTAGGGCAGTCAGATTTAAAATGCCCAGTTTTTTTGCAGTTGTAACATGTCAGCTTGCTGaaatctttcttttgttttcttgaaCTGTTTCCCTTGCCTCTTTCCTTGAGCTTCACCATCTTCCTGAATTTCtttggcaaacaacacaaattcattttcagaagagttatcactggattcatcatccaggggGTTAGTCACAGATGAAAAagtaattcctttctttttttagtcttttttcaaataagtgttttcaaaagcaagtaaaTTTTCTCTCAAGTCATCATATGTCATGGAATCTAGACTATTACTCTCTTATATGATTAATGCTTTAGTTTTTTACTCTTTTGTAAGACATCTCAAAACTCTcctcacaagcacagaatcaggaTACGTAATTTTCATAGCATCCAAGCCAataatgatgatgttgaatcttTCAAACATTTCATCTATTAATTCTGCTTCCTTCATTGAGAACATTTCATATACTTTGTTTAGCATGTCTATCCTGGTCTTCTTCACTAGAGTGGTTCCTACATGAGTGATTTGAAGTTTGTCCCTGATTCTttttgccgttgtgcatcgtgatacccgtcggtaTTCCTCGAAACTGATAACACAGTTGAGCAAGTTGACAGCCTTGGCATTGAGTTCCACCTTCTTTTTGTCTTCTTCGGTCCAGCTAGCTTCGGGTTTAAGAGAgactactccttcagcacttgtggTGGTTGGAAATTGAGGACCCTCCAGGATAATCTTCCAGAGTCTGTGGTCCACTGCTTACACAAaaatcttcattctctccttccaataaGTATAGTTTTTTCCATTGAAAAGaggaggtctgttgcttgactgtCCTTCTGTCAGGTTGTAGGACACCAGATTTAAGTCACTGTTTTCTGTCATctggatcttttctccaagctgcaaagcttgatctctttgagaccaagctctgataccaattgatagTTTATcaatggctaagagaaggggggttgaatcttagcccctttttcacTTAGTAACATTTGTTGGCCTTTAGAACACTTGaggagatatttttattttttgtcttgtGCTTAGTCAAAAGaccttttttgttttgtctcgtgaCCAGCCaggagatatttttcagttttgtctCCTGTGTAGCAGAAtaagaaatggagtagaagagagagaaatttacacccagatatatcctggttcagctgcaaAGTataatgcagcctacatccagtctccatcacaacaatgatgaaatttcactataatcatccttgattacaaacaccaattctccctaggaactacccttcctatccgAGACAAGTTTAGAATCTAATccccaatcctgaacttgacttggtcactaccaagctttcaacttctaagtgctaacccaacttgcaaggggattcccacagaatcatgaaacacaacacagatgtacaaaggacctctaaggacatctatggctttttcttttaattctatgcactctgcctttttccgctctatggctttttcttacaaacctcactgtttgccttttttcatgagactcaagacagaaaaaattaaacagaaaaatacaaaataaagaacattgaaggagaagaacttctgttagcttTAGGTAGCTATAGAAATACTGTGCTTTCactctttttcttacttcaagtcCTGGCTGTTCTCTCTTATTTATAGAAGGTGAAGCCTCTACGGTTGAAACTGTTGAACCAagctaaacttcttcttcttcaactcaaaaccggttcggccatagagagaggagagataaCCGAATGTTAAACCCAATATGTAATTACCTCTGTGTCTTCCTTTTACACCAAACTTCATCAATCCGGGCCTTCCATCTTGACTTGCACTCCAAGAAGGATTCCTAGCCCTTGATACACTCTTGATGATGACAGCTTCATCTGCTCTAACTTCTGCATCCTCCATCACGTAGCTACTGTAGCTacctcctgtggtggttgatcaAAAGCAGAGACAAGCCATACCTCCAATGATCTTCTTTCTCTGACCGAgatcttctttttctatttttggtatGGAAAGCTTGAGCTTacttcaccaaatcttacccTTATTTGGTAAAGatctcagccacaacatactttttgttttcttttt from Arachis duranensis cultivar V14167 chromosome 4, aradu.V14167.gnm2.J7QH, whole genome shotgun sequence encodes:
- the LOC127746695 gene encoding uncharacterized protein LOC127746695, coding for MEDAEVRADEAVIIKSVSRARNPSWSASQDGRPGLMKFGVKGRHRVDHRLWKIILEGPQFPTTTSAEGVVSLKPEASWTEEDKKKVELNAKAVNLLNCVISFEEYRRVSRCTTAKRIRDKLQITHVGTTLVKKTRIDMLNKVYEMFSMKEAELIDEMFERFNIIIIGLDAMKITYPDSVLVRRVLRCLTKE